A stretch of Prionailurus bengalensis isolate Pbe53 chromosome E4, Fcat_Pben_1.1_paternal_pri, whole genome shotgun sequence DNA encodes these proteins:
- the LOC122475916 gene encoding 40S ribosomal protein S27-like, producing the protein CPAPKNIPLTKDLLRPSPEEEKRKHKKCLVQSPNSSFMDMKYSACYKITPVFSHAQTVVLCVGCSTVLCQLKGGKARLTQGCSFRQERQ; encoded by the coding sequence TGTCCTGCCCCCAAGAACATACCTCTCACAAAGGACCTCCTGCGCCCATCcccagaagaggagaagaggaagcacAAGAAGTGCCTGGTCCAGAGCCCCAACTCCTCCTTCATGGACATGAAGTACTCAGCGTGCTACAAAATCACCCCTGTCTTCAGCCACGCACAAACAGTGGTTTTGTGTGTGGGCTGCTCCACTGTCCTGTGCCAACTGAAAGGAGGAAAAGCAAGGCTTACACAAGGATGCTCCTTCAGACAGGAGCGGCAGTAA